From the genome of Pseudomonas sp. gcc21, one region includes:
- the sufC gene encoding Fe-S cluster assembly ATPase SufC, with the protein MLSVKGLHAKVEENDILKGLDIEIKPGEVHAIMGPNGSGKSTLGNILSGRPGYEATAGSITFKGHDLLDMDTEERAREGLFLAFQYPVEIPGVSNMEFLKASVDAKRKHAGLEPLSSVDFMKLARETSKRVDLEANFLKRGVNEGFSGGEKKRNEIMQMMLLEPDLCILDETDSGLDIDALQVVADGVNSMRDGKRSFIVVTHYQRLLDYIVPDYVHVLAGGKIVKSGDKSLALELEAKGYGWLEGEVA; encoded by the coding sequence CAGTCAAAGGGTTGCACGCTAAAGTTGAAGAGAATGATATCCTGAAAGGATTGGATATCGAGATCAAGCCGGGCGAAGTTCACGCCATCATGGGGCCGAATGGCTCGGGCAAGAGCACCCTCGGCAACATTCTCTCCGGCCGTCCCGGCTACGAAGCCACTGCGGGCAGTATCACCTTCAAGGGGCATGATTTGCTGGATATGGATACCGAGGAACGGGCGCGTGAAGGTCTGTTTCTGGCATTCCAATACCCCGTAGAGATTCCCGGCGTGAGCAACATGGAGTTTCTGAAAGCCTCGGTAGATGCCAAGCGCAAGCACGCAGGCCTGGAGCCCCTGAGCTCGGTCGATTTCATGAAGCTCGCCCGCGAAACCAGCAAGCGCGTCGACCTTGAGGCCAATTTCCTCAAGCGTGGCGTAAACGAAGGTTTTTCCGGCGGTGAGAAGAAGCGCAACGAGATCATGCAGATGATGCTGCTTGAGCCGGACCTGTGCATTCTCGACGAAACCGACTCCGGTCTGGATATCGATGCTCTGCAGGTGGTCGCCGATGGCGTAAACAGCATGCGCGACGGCAAGCGCAGCTTCATTGTCGTGACGCACTATCAGCGTTTGCTGGATTACATCGTACCGGATTACGTTCACGTACTGGCGGGTGGCAAAATCGTCAAATCCGGTGACAAGAGCCTGGCGCTCGAACTCGAAGCCAAGGGCTATGGCTGGCTGGAAGGTGAGGTGGCCTGA